Sequence from the Candidatus Auribacterota bacterium genome:
CTATTCTCCCCTCCTGGGGTGAATTTCCCTATCTCTGCATGGAACCTCACTCTCTCTGCCTCACGCGATGGGGTAAACTCATTTCTGTACTTCTTCTCTCCTTCTCCTATGCAACATCTTATGAGCAAAGCAATTCCCTCATAACAGATGTTTCTATAGAAAATCACAAGTAGGGCTTAACTGTAGAACCGTGAGTATATCCAATCCGGGAGGATTTTCATGAACAAAGCGACAATCCGCCACCGCGGCGTGATGTAGGCGTGCTTCCTCTTTTTCCTGATTGCCGCGGCGATCTGGCGTGCCGCGACCTCCGTCGGGATAACCCAGAACGCGCCCTTTTGTCCCTCCATCATCGCAGTGTTAACGTGACCTGGCATGACATCGGTAATGTGAATGTTCACGCCCATCCTCCGTGCCCTTATCCTGAATCCGTGCATGAGGCTGGAGACGAATGCCTTCGAGGCGTTGTAGACGGACGAGCAGTGACCACCCCTGACCGCCGCGACGGATGAGATTCCAACTATGTGCCCGGATCCCCTCTCGCAGAAGTAGTTGAAGGCGTAATTGAACATGGCGGTGAAACCGGTGACATTGACATTGATCGTCTCGCGCTCCTCATCCCAATCGGGATCCTGAAAAATGACGCCCGCGCTGATGATGATGAGGTCCACGCCGCCCATCTCGCGTATGAGCTCATCCAACAACTTCCGTGCTTCATCTGTCCGCGTGACGTCGATGCGTTTGACAAAGCTGGTGGTGGGGAGCTCCCGCTGGAGTGCGGTAAATAGTTCGACCCTCCGGGCTGCAAGGCCGAGGATATATCCCTCCCCGGCGAGCACCTTCGCCAGCTCCCTCCCTATTCCCGCGGAGGCCCCTATAATAATTGCCCTCTGCATGCCCCAGCTCCTTGAGGCGCTCCCCTCTATCACGAACGATTCGTATTGTGCGCCATCGATTACTTTACTAAAATTTTTCCCGCAATAGAAGGACGGTCCTTGTGTTATTCCCTCCGCAGTGGAGTGGGAAGTGACCGTTCGAACAATGTACGGGAGAGGAGGTTGATATGCTAAGAGGCATGATTATTCTACTGGCACTTCTTGGGTTTGTCGTGTGCGTCGGGCTGGCCGCCGCCCAGGAGCAGAAGGAAGAAGGGGTTCTGGGAAGGGTGAAGAGCGTGCTGCCCCGTAGCGGGGAGAAGGCATGTGGCCCGAAGGAAGGCGCGGGCATGATGGAAAAGGTGAAGGCCGCGCTTCCCGGCGCTGAGGACAAGGGCGCTGCCCCGAAGGAAGGCGCGGGCATCATGGAGGGGGAGAAGGATGTAGTGCCAGCCGAGTCTGGAAAGTAGCTTTTTATCTTCAGGAGTTGGAAACTGAGGGGAGGCGCTCAACGTATCGCCTCCCTCTTTTTCTCATTGTACCACAGATATGGGGAGGAGCGGGAAATGGCCAGCATTATTAAAGATTTCAAGGGCTTTCTGTTGAAGAGCAGTGCGCTCGCGCTGGCGATCGGCGTCATCATCGGCGCGGCGACGGGCAAGATCGTGGGCTCCCTGGTCAACGAAGTCCTCATGCCCGTGATCGGCAAGATCACGGGGGGAGTCGATTTTTCAAACCTCTACTTCAACCTGACGCCAGGGAAGGTCTACGAGAATTACGCGAAGGCCAAGGAAGCCGGGGCCGCCCTCGGCTATGGCATGTTCATCAATGCGATGATTGATTTCGCGATCATCTCATTCGTGGTATTCATGATCTCGAAAGCCTTCCTCAAGGAAGCGCCCCCACCACCGGGCCCGAAGACGAAGACGTGCCGGGACTGCGGCGAAACCGTCCTCGAGATCGCCCGCAAGTGCAAGTGGTGTGGGAGCACGCTGGCGTAGGGGGATGGATTTCCGCAAACATCAATTAGCGCTTATTTGCCTGGCAGCGTGTTAATTGCGGAGAGTGTCCCTATTAATAGTCGTCCAGAGCGAAGAACCGTTTCACATCGAATCCTCTCCTGTAAAGAACGAAGGAGGCCATGACCCGCGCTGTTCTCCCATTGCCGTCCATGAAGGGATGAATTCTCACAATCTCATAGTGCGTTATGCCGGCTTCGATAACAGGATCGGATTCATTCGTCTCCGGGGAGTTAAACCATTCAAGAAATTCCTCCATAAGTTTGACAACCGCCTAAGGAGGCGGCGGGGTAAAAACCACTTCCCCTGTGATTCTATTTTCGACAACCACCTTCCGCTTTCGGAATGATCCCTCATCCTCAGGTCTTTCCCGCGTATTCCTTGTCACTATCCGGTGAGCATCCAGGACGTCTGAAGCAGTAAGGATCTTTTTTCCGGCAAGCTTCGGAATCCCTTCAAGGGCTTCTATGTAATTCAAGACTTCCTCTCTGTCCTTCCTCCGGGCCATTACCTCTCTTCCCTCCGCCAGGGCGGTAACTTCTTCCAGTGAGAGAGGATTGCCCTCGATCGAGGTGGAAGCGTGAGCGCTCCTCAGAAGCGCATCCCTCCTCAGAGAGACTTCCCATTTAGGGACGAGGGGCGCGGTGAGAATAATGGATCTCGCCTCAGCGATGGAAGCAAGGTTCCTGACGATGTTATGCGTATAATGAAAATTCGGTTTAAACATTGGTCAGTTCCTTAATTCATTATCCCGTATTGAGCCCAAACTAATAATACAATCCAGGCGCGAGGGGAATGAAGAAATAGAGCTTCGTCTATCGTGAATATTTTTACTTTTTGCCCACGATTATTAATGCTGGTATACTGCTGCAAGGCGAGGAGGTGAAACTTGGCGCATGAAGGAGCGACAGATGAATTACCGGAGAGTTATCCCGTGCCTTGACACGAAGAATGGGCGGCTGGTCAAGGGCGTACACTTCGTGGATGTAAAGGAGCTGGGCGATCCTGCGGAGGCCGGCGAGGCCTACAGCAGGGCAGGGGCGGACGAACTGGTATTCCTCGATATCGTCGCGACGGTTGAGAAGAAGGGAACGCTCATTGACGCGGTGAAGATGACGGTGGAGCGAATCACCGTGTCGCTGACGGTCGGAGGCGGCGTCCGGAGTATCGAAGACATCAAGGAGTTGCTGGCCGCGGGGGTATCACGGGTGTCCATCAATACGGCCGCAGTGCGGAGGCCTGATTTTGTCAGGGAGGCAGCCGAAGAGTTTGGCAGCGGGAAAATCGTCGTCGCCATTGATACGCGGAAATCGGCGAAGGTCCACTCGGGCTTCGAAGTGGTAGTGAGCGGGGGGACGAAGCCCACGGGCATGGATGCGGTCGAGTGGGCGAAGCGGGTTGACGAGCTGGGTGCGGGCACGATATTGCCGACGAGCATGGATGCCGATGGCTCGCGGGCGGGATACGACATCCCCATGACGCGGGCGATCGCGGACGCGGTGAGTGTGCCGGTCATCGCGTCGGGTGGAGCGGGAACCCTTGAACACCTCTACGAGGCGATCACCGAGGGACACACGGATGCTGTCCTCGTTGCATCGATTGCGCACTACGGCACCTACACGATCAGGCAGATGAAGGAATATCTCGCGTCGCGGGGAATTCCGGTCAGGTTATAGCTGACTCACAGGCGCTTTTGCTTTCAACTTTAAACTTTCAACATTAGGCTGTGGTACACGTGCCCGCGAACCTGCCGCCACAATACATCGCCGCCGAACAGAAGCTCAAGGCGGCGAGGGACCCCGAGGAGAAGATCGCGATCCTCGAGGAGATGTGGTCCCTTCTCCCCAAGCACAAGGGGACCGACAAGATACAGGCTGACCTCAAGCGGCGGATATCGAAGCTCAAAAAAGAGGCCGAGGAAGGCAAGAAGGGGAGGAAGGGCTTTTCGATCAGTGTCGTGAGGGAGGGAGCCGGGCAGATCGTGGTTGTCGGCCCTCCCAATTCAGGAAAGTCAAGCCTCGTCGCCGCGCTCACCGGCGCGAATCTCAAGATAGCCCCCTACCCCTTCACGACGCTCGTCCCGTGTCCGGTGATGATGCCCTGGCTCGATGTCCAGGTCCAGCTTGTGGATCTCCCCGCAATAGCCCCCGGCCATGTCGAGTTCTGGTGCGTCAACATTATCAGGAACTCCGATGCCGCGCTCCTGGTGGTGGATGCGTCCGGCGAGGAGTGCCTCGATCGCGCGGAGGAGGTGATGGGGGAGCTCGATCAAAGACAGGTCTATCTCGGGAAAAGGCAGGGCCCCTCATCAGACGCAGGACAGGAACATCCGGATAAAAGGACGATTCTCGTCGCGAACAAGATTGATCTGGGACAGGCGCACGAAAATCTTTCTCTGGTCAGCAAGCTCTATGCCGACAGGTTTGATCTCGTGCCCTTCTCCTGCATCACAGGGAGCAGCGGAGACCACGAGACACTGCGCAGGCGCGTATTCGAGCTCCTCAATGTGATCCGGATCTATCCCAAGGAGCCTGGCGCGAAGCCCGATATAAAGCAGCCGTTCACCGTCAGATCGGGCTCCACCGTCCTCGATTTCGCCGCGCATGTGCATAAGGATTTTGCCCGGAACCTGAAACAGGGGCGCGTCTGGGGGTCGGCACGATTCCCCGGCCAAGCGGTGGGCAGGGAACATCTGCTCCGGGATGGCGACATCGTCGAGCTGAGCATGTGATTCGGGGGTGCGGGATGGCACCCTGTGGGTGGCAACCCCTAACTTATAGGATGGGAACAAGATGAGTGATCATCCACTGATTTCACGGATTAGCACGGATGCAAAAACAGCCCAAAGTTTAAAGCTGAAAGCCAAAGGATCCAATCGCACTTTAGACCTTATACCTTAAACTTTTTGCTGTGGTTACAATCAGTGTCAATCCGTGGATAGAAACACTGTGTGAAGTGAATGAGTACCCCCCATAACTGAGAAGGTGTGAAAAAATTGTATTTTCAGCGCGTGTACACTGATATGAGAAATTGTCATTGCGATCCCGCTAAGCGGGAGAAGCAATCTGTTGTCTCCAATAGAGTTGAGATTGCCACGTCCGCCTCGTCCCGCTTAGCGGGACTCGGCGTCCTCGCAATGACAACCTTAATGCTGATTTTTTCACACCTTCTGAGAGGTTACTTCGGGGCACCGGAGATGCTTGCCATTATACACCGGGGATGCTATAGTATAGTGGACACGGGCGAGCAAGTATCGTCAGGAGGGGAGGTGTAAAATGAGGTCGCTTCTTTCGTTCCTATCGGCGTGCGTCGTTGTGGGTTTTGTCACCTGCCACTGCCTGAATGCCGCAGAGGAGGTGGATCCAAAGGAGGTCGTCACGAGCCCGAAGGATTATATCGGGAAAACGGTGACAATCAAGGTAAGGTTCGGGAAGGTGAACAACGTATTCCGCGGCTGGGAGGATCAGGCGAACCTGAACAGGAAAATTAAGTTTATCGTGAGCCCGCTCGCTGAGATAGCCTGCTACGCTGACAAGACGGACGAAAATGAAGAGCTGATCAGCGGCCTCAAACCGGGTCAGGAGGTGACGATCACCGGCCACATTAAGAAAGCCAAGATGGAGGCCCGGGTCAAGGGTGAGCGGCACACCGTGAAGAGGACGGTGAAGGGCAGTGCGGTGTATGCCTTTGTCGTGAGCAAAATAGAGAGCGTCGGGGAGGCCATGGGTCCCGGGGGCGCGCCGGGGATGATGATGCGCCGCATGATGAAGCGATAGGAGAGAGTGGCCGCCCATCGCGTTTCGCTGATTCGACGCCTCGAGCCAGTGGGGGTGAACTGTGTGTGACCGAACAGGATTCAAGGAGGTGCGCATGAAATATGCTCCGATTATCTGTGCGGTGCTCGTCTCCGCGGTCGCGGTTTTTGCCCAGGCTCCGTCACCGGCGCCTGCCGCGAAAGAAGCCGGCCGCACCCTCCGATTCGTCACCGATTTTGATTCTCCCCCATTTTCGTTCGTGGAAAGGTCGAAAAAAGTTGGCTTCGAGATCGATCTGGGACAGGCAATCGGGAGGGAGCTCGGGGCCAGGGTGCTGTGGATCCAGAAGGGCTTCAACCTCGGCACCTATGAGAGCCTTCTGAAGTCCGGGGCCGCTGATGCGGTCATCAAC
This genomic interval carries:
- a CDS encoding SDR family NAD(P)-dependent oxidoreductase, which translates into the protein MQRAIIIGASAGIGRELAKVLAGEGYILGLAARRVELFTALQRELPTTSFVKRIDVTRTDEARKLLDELIREMGGVDLIIISAGVIFQDPDWDEERETINVNVTGFTAMFNYAFNYFCERGSGHIVGISSVAAVRGGHCSSVYNASKAFVSSLMHGFRIRARRMGVNIHITDVMPGHVNTAMMEGQKGAFWVIPTEVAARQIAAAIRKKRKHAYITPRWRIVALFMKILPDWIYSRFYS
- the mscL gene encoding large conductance mechanosensitive channel protein MscL; its protein translation is MASIIKDFKGFLLKSSALALAIGVIIGAATGKIVGSLVNEVLMPVIGKITGGVDFSNLYFNLTPGKVYENYAKAKEAGAALGYGMFINAMIDFAIISFVVFMISKAFLKEAPPPPGPKTKTCRDCGETVLEIARKCKWCGSTLA
- a CDS encoding Fic family protein; its protein translation is MEEFLEWFNSPETNESDPVIEAGITHYEIVRIHPFMDGNGRTARVMASFVLYRRGFDVKRFFALDDY
- the hisF gene encoding imidazole glycerol phosphate synthase subunit HisF, with the translated sequence MNYRRVIPCLDTKNGRLVKGVHFVDVKELGDPAEAGEAYSRAGADELVFLDIVATVEKKGTLIDAVKMTVERITVSLTVGGGVRSIEDIKELLAAGVSRVSINTAAVRRPDFVREAAEEFGSGKIVVAIDTRKSAKVHSGFEVVVSGGTKPTGMDAVEWAKRVDELGAGTILPTSMDADGSRAGYDIPMTRAIADAVSVPVIASGGAGTLEHLYEAITEGHTDAVLVASIAHYGTYTIRQMKEYLASRGIPVRL
- a CDS encoding 50S ribosome-binding GTPase, with translation MPANLPPQYIAAEQKLKAARDPEEKIAILEEMWSLLPKHKGTDKIQADLKRRISKLKKEAEEGKKGRKGFSISVVREGAGQIVVVGPPNSGKSSLVAALTGANLKIAPYPFTTLVPCPVMMPWLDVQVQLVDLPAIAPGHVEFWCVNIIRNSDAALLVVDASGEECLDRAEEVMGELDQRQVYLGKRQGPSSDAGQEHPDKRTILVANKIDLGQAHENLSLVSKLYADRFDLVPFSCITGSSGDHETLRRRVFELLNVIRIYPKEPGAKPDIKQPFTVRSGSTVLDFAAHVHKDFARNLKQGRVWGSARFPGQAVGREHLLRDGDIVELSM